One segment of Defluviitalea raffinosedens DNA contains the following:
- a CDS encoding helix-turn-helix domain-containing protein encodes MDYLTTKQAAEKWNISPRRVQVLCEQGRIKGAVRLGWAWAIPKDAEKPEDARRRRKSKEKLRRENDNVL; translated from the coding sequence ATGGATTACTTAACGACAAAACAAGCAGCTGAAAAATGGAATATATCCCCACGCAGAGTTCAAGTTTTATGCGAACAGGGACGCATTAAGGGCGCTGTTCGTTTGGGTTGGGCGTGGGCTATACCAAAGGATGCGGAAAAGCCTGAAGATGCGAGACGTAGAAGGAAATCAAAGGAAAAACTGAGGAGAGAAAACGATAATGTTTTATAA